In one Streptomyces sp. NBC_01288 genomic region, the following are encoded:
- a CDS encoding ABC transporter permease codes for MTESLTTNHPTPTTSSGRRQRPRLRRLLRLRGLTWLVWRQNRLAFWIGIGAAVAVAAYAIVRHQEMVTAIADGHLDACRGTTVPAGDCSHRLNSFAQAYQFPMRRPLQAMLALPLVFGVFLGGPQLAQELESGTYRTVCTQSVTQLRWFVAKLLVPVVLTILISGTIAAAMTWWWRPAGSLLGGWFPWWQWYPYDGIGPVVVGLSVLSLLIGVTAGLILRRTVLAMGATVAVSAAAMYLLESVRGHLLPTTLATVRHPTGTAAPSNAWVLSEGATDATGRHVPDLPSCYASDDYTNCLAQHGRTGRWAEFHPSSHLWPLQWAETGLCVLLAAGLAGLCVRWIRHRSA; via the coding sequence ATGACCGAGTCCCTGACCACCAACCACCCGACGCCCACGACCAGTTCGGGACGACGGCAACGGCCGCGACTACGACGGCTGCTACGGCTACGGGGCCTGACCTGGCTGGTCTGGCGGCAGAACCGGCTGGCGTTCTGGATCGGCATCGGCGCCGCGGTCGCCGTGGCGGCGTACGCGATCGTGCGCCACCAGGAGATGGTGACCGCCATTGCCGACGGCCACCTCGACGCCTGCCGGGGTACCACCGTCCCGGCCGGCGACTGCTCCCACAGGCTCAACTCCTTCGCGCAGGCGTACCAGTTCCCGATGCGCCGCCCCCTCCAGGCCATGCTCGCCCTGCCGTTGGTCTTCGGCGTCTTCCTCGGCGGCCCCCAACTGGCACAGGAGCTGGAGTCCGGCACCTACCGCACCGTGTGCACGCAGTCGGTCACGCAACTGCGCTGGTTCGTGGCCAAGTTGCTGGTCCCCGTCGTCCTGACGATCCTGATCAGCGGCACGATCGCCGCCGCGATGACCTGGTGGTGGCGGCCGGCGGGTTCCCTCCTGGGCGGCTGGTTCCCCTGGTGGCAGTGGTATCCGTACGACGGCATCGGCCCCGTGGTGGTCGGCCTGTCCGTGCTCTCCCTGCTCATCGGCGTGACCGCGGGCCTGATCCTGCGCCGCACGGTCCTGGCGATGGGCGCGACGGTGGCCGTGAGCGCGGCGGCGATGTATCTGCTGGAGTCGGTCCGGGGCCATCTCCTGCCCACCACCCTGGCCACGGTCCGGCACCCGACCGGCACGGCGGCCCCCTCGAACGCGTGGGTCCTCTCCGAGGGCGCGACCGACGCGACCGGGCGTCACGTACCGGACCTGCCGAGCTGCTACGCGAGCGACGACTACACCAACTGCCTTGCCCAGCACGGCCGGACGGGCCGCTGGGCGGAGTTCCATCCGTCGTCCCACCTGTGGCCGTTGCAGTGGGCGGAGACGGGCCTGTGCGTGTTGCTGGCGGCGGGGCTCGCGGGGCTGTGCGTCCGGTGGATCCGCCACAGGTCCGCCTGA
- a CDS encoding ABC transporter ATP-binding protein produces the protein MTDPEERPALEAVGLGRRYRRGWALRDCSFRLPAGRVCALVGPNGAGKTTLLSLAAGLLEPSTGTLRLGGHAARSAEARQHTAFLGQEKALYPRFRVSDTLRIGRELNPTWHQETAERVVAAGHIPMNARVGTLSGGQRTRVAFALALGKRPRLLLLDEPMADLDPLVRRQMMDLLMSEAAQHGSTVVMSSHLVSELEGACDFLVLIDNGTVRLAGDVAELIAAHRTVSAPDAHAARLAGLPGQVTVDTRSTGGRTTALIRPRGPLPADNAPALPTLEDLLLAHLRTDDAPPLITPTARVGERREVTA, from the coding sequence ATGACTGATCCGGAAGAGCGCCCGGCGCTGGAGGCGGTCGGCCTCGGCAGGCGCTACCGGCGTGGCTGGGCGCTGCGGGACTGCTCGTTCCGGCTGCCGGCCGGCCGTGTCTGCGCGCTGGTCGGCCCGAACGGCGCCGGCAAGACGACCCTGCTCTCGCTGGCCGCCGGTCTGCTGGAACCGAGCACCGGCACCCTCCGGCTGGGCGGACACGCGGCCCGGTCCGCCGAGGCCCGGCAGCACACCGCGTTCCTCGGCCAGGAGAAGGCGCTCTATCCGCGCTTCCGGGTGTCCGACACCCTGCGTATCGGCCGCGAGCTGAACCCGACCTGGCACCAGGAGACCGCCGAACGCGTCGTCGCCGCCGGCCACATCCCGATGAACGCCCGGGTCGGCACCCTGTCCGGCGGCCAGCGCACCCGCGTGGCCTTCGCGCTGGCCCTGGGAAAACGCCCCCGGCTGCTCCTGCTCGACGAACCCATGGCCGACCTGGACCCGCTGGTCCGGCGCCAGATGATGGACCTGCTGATGTCCGAGGCCGCCCAGCACGGTTCGACCGTGGTGATGTCCTCCCATCTGGTCTCCGAACTGGAAGGCGCCTGCGACTTCCTGGTCCTGATCGACAACGGCACCGTCAGACTCGCCGGGGACGTGGCCGAACTCATCGCCGCCCACCGCACGGTCTCCGCCCCCGACGCACACGCGGCCCGGCTGGCGGGACTCCCCGGCCAGGTGACCGTGGACACCCGCAGCACGGGCGGCCGTACGACGGCACTGATCCGCCCGAGGGGCCCGCTCCCGGCGGACAACGCCCCGGCCCTCCCGACCCTGGAGGACCTTCTGTTGGCCCACCTCCGGACGGACGACGCACCCCCGCTGATCACACCCACGGCACGGGTCGGCGAGCGGCGCGAGGTGACGGCATGA
- a CDS encoding sensor histidine kinase codes for MSGYRREKTIDLGLVVLALVLSAALSLVQVRGDLALSPGLGSGTWPFDRPVFSSPLLLGFAWAVNPVSLVAVAALLWRRRWPTAVAVVAIVAATVTPAVVPLIIALFTVAVLRPPRTILTVALLALLPIPVHFLSSPYVSGVPIANAVILGVLITAAIGWGLFVRSLSERAERAEAEAVLRAQRAQREAREDIAREMHDVLAHRLSLLSVHAGALEFNAGASAQETTRAAAVIRESSHQALEDLQVVLEVLRSPAGGPAVDGVTGTRRPARTGLAEVPELVRESRDAGMKVDLDMGGTGAGDRGGPTGIAGLAAYRFVQEGLTNARKHAPGTPVRITVAGGPGDGLTMELSNPIDSANPAGRGDPRDGVPGSGQGLIGLAERVALAGGRFSHGRDGAGYALRAWLPWPA; via the coding sequence GTGAGCGGTTACCGGCGTGAGAAGACCATCGACCTGGGCCTTGTGGTGCTGGCCCTGGTGCTGTCGGCTGCCCTCTCGCTCGTCCAGGTCAGGGGGGATCTGGCGCTGAGCCCGGGACTGGGTTCCGGTACCTGGCCGTTCGACCGGCCGGTCTTCTCGTCGCCGCTGCTGCTCGGCTTCGCCTGGGCGGTGAACCCGGTCTCCCTGGTCGCCGTAGCAGCCCTGCTGTGGCGCAGGCGGTGGCCGACCGCCGTCGCCGTCGTGGCGATCGTCGCCGCGACCGTCACCCCGGCCGTCGTGCCCCTGATCATCGCGCTGTTCACCGTCGCCGTCCTCAGGCCACCGCGCACGATCCTGACCGTCGCCCTGCTGGCACTGCTGCCGATCCCCGTCCACTTCCTGAGCAGCCCCTACGTCTCCGGGGTGCCGATCGCCAACGCGGTGATCCTGGGAGTCCTGATCACCGCCGCGATCGGCTGGGGCCTGTTCGTCCGTTCCCTGAGCGAACGCGCCGAACGGGCCGAGGCGGAGGCGGTGTTGCGTGCGCAGCGCGCTCAGCGCGAGGCGCGGGAGGACATCGCGCGGGAGATGCACGATGTGCTGGCCCACCGGCTGTCACTGCTGAGCGTGCACGCGGGGGCGCTGGAGTTCAACGCCGGGGCGTCCGCGCAGGAGACCACCCGGGCCGCCGCGGTGATCCGGGAGAGCTCGCATCAGGCGCTGGAGGATCTTCAGGTGGTGCTGGAGGTGTTGCGGTCGCCGGCCGGGGGTCCCGCCGTGGACGGCGTCACCGGAACCCGACGGCCCGCGCGGACCGGGCTCGCCGAGGTGCCCGAGCTGGTCAGGGAGTCGCGGGACGCGGGCATGAAGGTCGACCTCGACATGGGCGGCACCGGGGCGGGTGACCGTGGCGGTCCTACGGGTATCGCCGGGCTCGCCGCGTACCGGTTCGTGCAGGAAGGGCTGACGAACGCCAGGAAGCACGCCCCCGGTACGCCGGTCAGGATCACGGTGGCGGGCGGCCCCGGCGACGGGCTCACCATGGAGCTGAGCAATCCGATCGATTCCGCCAACCCGGCCGGACGAGGTGACCCGCGCGACGGCGTCCCGGGTTCCGGGCAGGGGTTGATCGGCCTCGCGGAGCGCGTCGCGCTGGCGGGCGGCCGGTTCAGTCACGGCAGGGACGGAGCGGGATACGCGCTGCGGGCCTGGCTACCCTGGCCCGCATGA
- a CDS encoding response regulator transcription factor, protein MIRVLLVDDDPLVRSGLRLMLSGADDIEVVAEAADGGEVPDLVDEHAPDLVLMDIRMPGVDGLKATELLRARPGAPAVVMLTTFKDDEQVLGALRAGAAGFLLKHTPPAEIVAAVRRVKAGEPVLSPAVTEQLIARVTQGGDTTGPRRPETAEARLRLDRLGDREREVAVAVGRGRTNAEIAAELYMSVATVKAHVSHILTKLEHTNRVQIALTVHYAGLV, encoded by the coding sequence ATGATCCGTGTGCTGCTCGTCGACGACGACCCGCTGGTCCGCTCAGGACTCCGCCTCATGCTCAGCGGCGCCGACGACATCGAGGTCGTGGCCGAGGCGGCGGACGGTGGCGAGGTGCCCGACCTGGTCGACGAGCACGCCCCCGACCTGGTGCTGATGGACATCCGGATGCCCGGCGTGGACGGCCTGAAGGCGACCGAGCTGCTGCGGGCCCGGCCCGGCGCACCGGCCGTCGTGATGCTGACGACCTTCAAGGACGACGAGCAGGTCCTCGGTGCGCTGCGCGCGGGCGCCGCCGGTTTCCTGCTCAAGCACACCCCGCCCGCCGAGATCGTCGCGGCCGTGCGCAGGGTGAAGGCGGGCGAGCCGGTGCTCTCCCCCGCGGTGACCGAGCAGCTCATCGCCCGGGTCACCCAGGGCGGCGATACGACGGGCCCGCGCCGGCCGGAGACCGCCGAGGCCCGTCTCCGCCTCGACCGGCTGGGCGACCGGGAACGCGAGGTCGCCGTGGCCGTCGGCCGGGGCAGGACCAACGCGGAGATCGCGGCCGAGTTGTACATGAGCGTGGCCACCGTCAAGGCCCACGTCTCCCACATCCTCACCAAGCTGGAACACACCAACCGGGTCCAGATCGCCCTGACCGTGCACTACGCGGGACTGGTCTGA
- a CDS encoding alpha/beta hydrolase family protein, whose translation MTPSPVPHGTWTSPVTADLASRGMTAGQIAAPSCPGFQGDELWWIEPRPQEDGRSALMRERRADADAETVLPGPWNIRSRVIEYGGRPWATAADDHGVLVVFANFPDQRLYLYRPDTEGAAPRPLTPVSPVGGGLRWAEPEFDLARGAVRCVLEEFTGEGPGDVRRLIAQVPLDGSAAEDRTAVRELSDDRHRFVSGARVSPDGSRAVWQAWDHPHMPWDAAELKIAEVGDDGRFHHARTLIGGPGDPVAQAEWAVDGTLLAARERTGWWNLQRVDPETGAAQPLHRAAEEFAGSQRLGLRWFAPLADGRIAVLHGRGAQRLAVLDPAAGDLVDVPGGRTEWLPHLAVSGTRIAGVAAGRETSYEVVEVDAGALTPDAVGQPATRTAGQPVTRTAGQLTLRVAGHRHQPSVDAVYLPEPVARVFKGPDGQEVHAHLYAPRHPDHTTGPAPDDDPAPYVVWAHGGPSLRAPLSLNLEIAYFTSRGIGVVDVNYGGTPGYGREYRERLRERWGVVDVADCAAVARELIDEGVADPARLAIRGGSAGGFTAAASLITTDVYACATMLYPVLDLEVLAAGGSHDFESHYLESLIGPDSPDSAARYRDRSPAAHPRNIKVPFLLLQGADDPICPPAQSREFLAGASGVPHAYRLFEGEGHGFRRRDTMVAALEAELSFYGQVFGFTPPDVPVLDLSTAGGSR comes from the coding sequence GTGACACCCAGCCCGGTCCCCCACGGCACCTGGACCTCACCGGTCACAGCGGACCTGGCATCACGCGGAATGACCGCGGGCCAGATCGCCGCACCCTCCTGTCCGGGCTTCCAGGGCGACGAGTTGTGGTGGATCGAACCTCGGCCGCAGGAGGACGGACGCTCGGCCCTGATGCGCGAGCGGCGCGCGGACGCCGACGCCGAGACCGTCCTGCCCGGGCCCTGGAACATCCGCAGCCGTGTGATCGAGTACGGCGGGCGCCCCTGGGCCACGGCGGCCGACGACCACGGCGTGCTCGTGGTGTTCGCCAACTTCCCCGACCAGCGGCTGTACTTGTACCGCCCGGACACCGAGGGCGCCGCGCCCCGGCCCCTGACGCCGGTCTCCCCCGTCGGCGGCGGACTGCGCTGGGCGGAGCCGGAGTTCGACCTGGCGCGCGGCGCGGTCCGTTGCGTACTGGAGGAGTTCACGGGTGAGGGTCCCGGGGATGTACGCCGGTTGATCGCGCAGGTCCCGCTGGACGGCAGCGCGGCCGAAGACCGCACCGCCGTAAGGGAGTTGAGCGACGACCGGCACCGCTTCGTGTCCGGTGCGCGGGTCTCCCCCGACGGCTCACGGGCTGTGTGGCAGGCCTGGGATCACCCTCATATGCCGTGGGACGCGGCCGAGTTGAAGATTGCCGAGGTCGGCGACGACGGACGCTTCCATCACGCCCGCACACTCATCGGCGGACCCGGAGATCCCGTGGCCCAGGCCGAATGGGCCGTGGACGGCACGCTGTTGGCCGCCCGCGAACGTACGGGCTGGTGGAATCTCCAGCGCGTCGACCCCGAGACCGGCGCCGCGCAGCCCCTGCACCGGGCTGCGGAGGAGTTCGCGGGCTCCCAACGTCTCGGCCTGCGCTGGTTCGCGCCCTTGGCCGACGGCCGGATCGCCGTGCTCCACGGCCGGGGAGCGCAACGCCTGGCCGTACTCGACCCGGCCGCCGGCGACCTCGTGGACGTGCCGGGCGGCCGGACCGAATGGCTGCCGCATCTCGCCGTGTCGGGGACCCGGATCGCGGGCGTCGCGGCCGGCCGCGAGACGTCGTACGAGGTCGTGGAGGTGGACGCCGGCGCGCTCACGCCGGACGCGGTCGGGCAACCCGCCACGCGCACCGCCGGACAACCCGTCACCCGCACCGCCGGACAACTCACCCTCCGCGTGGCCGGGCACCGGCATCAACCCTCCGTGGACGCGGTCTACTTGCCGGAGCCGGTCGCGCGCGTATTCAAGGGCCCGGACGGCCAGGAGGTGCACGCCCACCTCTACGCCCCACGCCACCCGGACCACACCACCGGCCCGGCACCGGACGACGACCCCGCACCGTACGTGGTGTGGGCGCACGGCGGCCCGAGCCTGCGCGCGCCTCTCTCCCTGAACCTCGAAATCGCCTACTTCACCTCGCGCGGCATCGGCGTGGTCGACGTCAACTACGGCGGTACGCCCGGCTACGGGCGCGAGTACCGGGAGCGGTTGCGGGAGCGGTGGGGTGTCGTCGATGTGGCGGACTGTGCCGCTGTGGCGAGGGAGTTGATCGACGAGGGCGTCGCCGACCCCGCCCGGCTGGCGATCCGGGGCGGCAGTGCCGGTGGTTTCACCGCGGCGGCGTCCCTGATCACCACCGACGTGTACGCGTGCGCGACCATGCTCTACCCGGTGCTGGACCTGGAGGTCCTGGCCGCAGGGGGCTCCCACGACTTCGAGTCGCACTACTTGGAGTCCCTGATCGGCCCCGACTCCCCCGATTCGGCGGCGCGTTACCGAGACCGCTCCCCCGCCGCGCACCCGCGGAACATCAAGGTGCCCTTCCTCCTGCTCCAAGGAGCCGACGACCCCATCTGCCCGCCCGCGCAGAGCCGGGAGTTCCTCGCGGGCGCGTCCGGCGTCCCGCACGCGTACCGGCTCTTCGAAGGAGAGGGGCACGGGTTCCGTCGCCGGGACACGATGGTCGCCGCGCTGGAGGCCGAACTCTCCTTCTACGGCCAGGTCTTCGGCTTCACACCGCCCGACGTGCCGGTGCTGGACCTGAGTACGGCGGGAGGGTCCCGCTAA
- a CDS encoding STAS domain-containing protein, with the protein MPRTQLTVHRHDRRKRALITLVGEIDLESAPLVHTALVQCLSDGIRTLDIDLTPVSFCDCTGLNVFLHAAQKAAEVGCTLRLHRPPPTLGLILDLTGAQFLLLGVPLGCLLSPAEGAQDLAAADTPPHRTFPLASLLSGDVR; encoded by the coding sequence ATGCCCCGTACGCAGCTCACCGTCCACCGCCATGACCGAAGGAAGCGGGCACTGATCACGCTGGTCGGCGAGATCGACCTGGAATCGGCCCCGCTGGTGCATACGGCACTGGTCCAGTGCCTGAGCGACGGCATCCGTACTCTCGACATCGACCTCACCCCCGTCTCCTTCTGTGACTGCACCGGCCTCAACGTCTTCCTCCACGCGGCGCAGAAGGCCGCCGAAGTCGGATGCACCCTGCGCCTGCACCGCCCGCCTCCGACACTCGGCCTGATCCTCGACCTCACCGGAGCCCAATTCCTGCTCCTGGGTGTGCCGTTGGGGTGTCTGTTGTCCCCTGCCGAGGGTGCCCAGGACCTCGCCGCCGCCGACACTCCGCCGCACCGAACCTTTCCGCTCGCCTCCCTGCTCTCGGGCGACGTACGGTGA
- a CDS encoding ANTAR domain-containing protein, which yields MRPGSRSARIQVLVAEQAAWRGGRAGVVDVCTAAVAALPVGGAGLSAMSRTTASHPLCSTDDISEQLEELQLTLGEGPCVDAFRDGSAVLTPDLLTGRLQDRWAVFADAALEAGARAVFALPLQVGAISPGVLDLYADVPTVLDAEQLADALAFADLATLLLLDARIDGTGAPSGQQAPAERDLGDLDGYRAEIDQATGILTVQLGIGIDEAFVRLRAHAYMRGRRLADVAADVVAHRLRFSPHADPDQDDEDT from the coding sequence ATGAGGCCCGGCAGCCGGTCGGCGCGGATCCAGGTGCTGGTGGCCGAGCAGGCGGCGTGGCGCGGTGGGCGGGCCGGTGTGGTGGACGTGTGCACCGCTGCCGTGGCCGCGCTGCCGGTCGGCGGGGCGGGGCTGTCCGCGATGTCCCGCACCACGGCGAGCCATCCGCTGTGCAGCACCGACGACATCAGCGAGCAACTGGAGGAGCTGCAACTGACGTTGGGCGAGGGCCCGTGCGTGGACGCGTTCCGGGACGGTTCGGCCGTCCTGACCCCGGACCTGCTCACCGGTCGGCTCCAGGACCGCTGGGCCGTGTTCGCGGACGCGGCCCTGGAAGCCGGGGCACGCGCGGTGTTCGCCCTCCCCCTGCAAGTGGGCGCGATCAGCCCGGGAGTTCTGGATCTGTACGCCGACGTTCCGACCGTACTGGATGCCGAACAGCTCGCCGACGCCCTCGCGTTCGCCGATCTCGCGACGCTGCTCCTGCTCGACGCCCGGATCGACGGGACAGGCGCGCCGTCCGGCCAACAGGCCCCGGCCGAACGGGACTTAGGGGATCTGGACGGATACCGCGCGGAGATCGACCAGGCCACCGGCATCCTCACCGTCCAGCTCGGTATCGGCATCGACGAGGCCTTCGTACGACTGCGCGCGCACGCCTATATGCGGGGGCGCCGGCTCGCCGACGTGGCCGCCGACGTCGTGGCCCACCGGCTCCGGTTCTCCCCGCACGCCGATCCGGACCAGGACGACGAGGACACCTGA